The following are from one region of the Klebsiella aerogenes genome:
- the mltA gene encoding murein transglycosylase A, with translation MKGRWAKYVATGAMLAMLAACSSKPTDRGQQYSDGKFTQPFSLVNQPDAVGAPINAGDFSQQVGQIRSASPRLYNSQSGVYSAIQEWLRAGGDTRTLRQFGIDAWQMQGADNYGNVQFTGYYTPVVQARHTRQGEFQYPIYRMPPKNGKLPSRASIYAGALSDNYVLAYSNSLMDNFIMDVQGSGYIDFGDGSPLNFFSYSGKNGWPYRSIGKVLIDRGEVKREDMSMQAIREWGEKHSEAEVRELLEQNPSFVFFKPQSYAPVKGASAVPLIGRASVASDRSIIPPGTTLLAEVPLLDNNGKFNGQYELRLMVALDVGGAIKGQHFDIYQGIGPDAGHRAGWYNHYGRVWVLKNAPGAGSVFNG, from the coding sequence ATGAAAGGACGTTGGGCAAAATATGTAGCGACGGGAGCAATGTTGGCGATGCTTGCCGCTTGTTCCTCGAAACCGACCGATCGCGGTCAGCAATATAGTGATGGCAAGTTTACCCAGCCGTTTTCATTAGTAAACCAACCTGATGCCGTAGGCGCGCCGATTAATGCTGGTGACTTCTCCCAGCAGGTTGGCCAGATTCGTAGCGCCTCTCCACGCCTTTATAATAGCCAGAGCGGCGTATATAGCGCGATCCAGGAGTGGTTGCGCGCTGGCGGCGATACCCGCACGCTGCGCCAGTTCGGTATCGATGCCTGGCAGATGCAGGGCGCCGATAACTATGGCAACGTCCAGTTTACCGGCTACTACACCCCGGTGGTGCAGGCCCGCCATACCCGTCAGGGCGAGTTCCAGTATCCTATTTATCGCATGCCGCCGAAAAACGGCAAACTGCCTTCCCGTGCCAGCATTTATGCCGGTGCGCTCAGCGACAACTACGTGCTGGCTTACAGCAACTCGCTGATGGATAACTTCATCATGGATGTGCAGGGCAGCGGTTACATCGATTTCGGCGACGGTTCGCCGCTTAACTTCTTCAGCTATTCCGGTAAAAACGGCTGGCCCTATCGCAGTATTGGCAAAGTGCTGATCGATCGCGGCGAAGTGAAGCGCGAGGATATGTCGATGCAGGCCATCCGCGAATGGGGCGAAAAGCATAGCGAAGCGGAAGTGCGTGAGCTACTGGAGCAGAACCCCTCTTTTGTCTTCTTTAAACCGCAGTCCTACGCGCCGGTGAAAGGGGCGAGCGCGGTGCCGTTGATTGGCCGCGCGTCGGTCGCTTCCGACCGTTCAATCATCCCGCCGGGAACCACCTTGCTGGCAGAGGTGCCTCTGCTGGATAATAACGGCAAGTTTAACGGTCAGTACGAGCTGCGCCTGATGGTGGCGCTGGATGTCGGTGGGGCGATTAAGGGCCAGCACTTCGATATCTACCAGGGCATTGGCCCGGATGCTGGTCACCGTGCTGGTTGGTATAACCACTATGGTCGCGTATGGGTGCTGAAAAACGCCCCAGGCGCCGGTAGCGTCTTTAATGGCTAA
- the tcdA gene encoding tRNA cyclic N6-threonylcarbamoyladenosine(37) synthase TcdA codes for MSVVISDVWRQRFGGTARLYGEKALQCFADAHVCVVGIGGVGSWAAEALARTGIGAITLIDMDDVCVTNTNRQIHALGGNVGLAKAEVMAERIRLINPECRVTVVDDFITPENVAEYLGAGFSYVIDAIDSVRPKAALIAWCRRYKVPLVTTGGAGGQIDPTQIQVVDLAKTIQDPLAAKLRERLKSQFGVVKNSKGKLGVDCVFSTEALVYPQADGSVCAMKSTAEGPKRMDCASGFGAATMVTATFGFVAVSHALKKMLAKAQREQGTSPDGGA; via the coding sequence ATGTCTGTTGTAATCAGCGACGTCTGGCGCCAGCGTTTTGGCGGTACAGCGCGTTTATATGGTGAAAAAGCGCTGCAGTGTTTTGCTGATGCGCACGTGTGCGTCGTTGGTATCGGCGGGGTGGGGTCGTGGGCGGCGGAAGCGCTGGCGAGAACCGGAATTGGTGCGATCACGCTTATCGATATGGATGATGTGTGCGTCACCAATACCAACCGTCAGATTCATGCGCTCGGCGGTAACGTCGGATTAGCGAAAGCGGAAGTCATGGCCGAGCGTATTCGCCTGATTAATCCGGAGTGCCGGGTCACGGTCGTGGATGATTTCATTACGCCGGAAAACGTGGCGGAGTATCTTGGCGCGGGTTTTAGCTATGTTATTGACGCTATTGACAGCGTGCGGCCGAAAGCGGCGCTAATCGCCTGGTGTCGCCGCTACAAGGTACCGTTGGTGACGACCGGCGGGGCCGGTGGGCAAATCGATCCGACGCAGATCCAGGTCGTCGATCTGGCGAAAACTATCCAGGATCCGCTGGCGGCAAAATTGCGTGAGCGGTTGAAAAGCCAGTTTGGCGTGGTGAAGAACAGTAAAGGTAAACTGGGTGTAGATTGCGTCTTCTCAACCGAAGCACTGGTCTATCCGCAGGCGGACGGTAGCGTGTGCGCGATGAAAAGCACCGCGGAAGGGCCGAAGCGGATGGATTGTGCTTCCGGGTTCGGCGCGGCGACAATGGTCACCGCGACCTTTGGTTTTGTCGCTGTATCTCACGCCTTGAAGAAGATGTTGGCGAAAGCGCAGCGCGAGCAAGGAACATCCCCGGATGGCGGTGCGTAG
- the csdE gene encoding cysteine desulfurase sulfur acceptor subunit CsdE, translating to MTSTQVFAAALNETTLRQTFAPLSQWEDKYRQLILLGKKLPPLTEALRAQAKEITGCENRVWLGYQVDAEGKMHFFGDSEGRIVRGLLAVLLTASEGKSAAEILAEDPLALFDELGLRGQLSASRSQGLSALSEAVLAAAREVSPG from the coding sequence ATGACAAGCACTCAAGTTTTTGCCGCCGCGCTCAACGAAACGACGCTGCGCCAGACCTTTGCCCCGCTGAGCCAGTGGGAAGATAAATACCGCCAGCTGATTTTGCTGGGCAAGAAGCTGCCGCCGCTAACGGAGGCGCTCCGGGCGCAAGCGAAAGAGATTACCGGCTGCGAAAACCGCGTCTGGTTGGGGTATCAAGTCGATGCGGAGGGTAAGATGCACTTCTTCGGCGATAGCGAAGGGCGTATCGTGCGCGGCCTGCTGGCGGTGCTGCTGACTGCCAGCGAAGGAAAAAGCGCCGCCGAGATTTTAGCCGAGGATCCGCTGGCGCTGTTTGACGAACTGGGCCTACGCGGCCAACTCAGCGCCTCGCGCAGCCAGGGGCTGAGCGCACTAAGCGAAGCCGTGCTCGCCGCCGCCCGCGAGGTGTCGCCCGGATAA
- the csdA gene encoding cysteine desulfurase CsdA: MNAFNPAHFRAQFPALADAGVYLDSAATALKPLAVIDASDQFYRLSAGNVHRSQFAAAQRLTERYEEARERVASWLNAPSGKDIIWTRGTTEAINMVAQSYVRPRLRPGDEIIVSEAEHHANLVPWLMVAEQTGAQVVKLPLGANRLPDISQLNSLITPRSRVLAIGQMSNVTGGCPELPLAIRLAHEANMVVMVDGAQGAVHFPADVQALDIDFYAFSAHKLYGPTGIGALYGKSELLADMSPWLGGGKMITEVSFAGFKTQPAPWRFEAGTPNVAGVIGLCAALEWLQEIDIAQAESWSRSLATLAEEELTKRPGFRSFRCQDSSLLAFDFDGIHHSDMVTLLAESGIALRAGQHCAQPLLAALGVNGTLRASFAPYNTQDDVYALVHAIDRALEILVDE, translated from the coding sequence ATGAACGCATTCAACCCCGCTCACTTTCGCGCCCAGTTTCCCGCTCTGGCGGATGCCGGCGTCTATCTGGATAGCGCAGCGACGGCGCTAAAACCGCTGGCCGTGATCGACGCCAGCGACCAGTTTTATCGGTTGAGCGCTGGCAACGTACATCGTAGCCAATTTGCCGCCGCCCAGCGTCTGACCGAGCGCTATGAAGAGGCGCGCGAACGCGTCGCGAGTTGGCTCAACGCCCCTTCCGGCAAAGACATCATCTGGACCCGCGGTACCACTGAAGCCATCAATATGGTGGCGCAAAGCTACGTGCGCCCACGCCTGCGCCCCGGCGATGAGATTATCGTCAGCGAGGCCGAACACCACGCCAATCTGGTGCCGTGGTTAATGGTTGCCGAACAAACTGGCGCGCAGGTCGTCAAATTACCGCTAGGCGCCAATCGCCTGCCGGACATTTCCCAACTGAACTCGCTGATCACCCCACGCAGCCGAGTACTGGCCATTGGCCAGATGTCCAATGTTACCGGCGGTTGTCCGGAGCTGCCGCTCGCTATCCGCCTCGCTCACGAAGCCAATATGGTGGTGATGGTTGACGGCGCTCAGGGCGCGGTGCACTTCCCGGCGGACGTGCAGGCGCTGGATATCGATTTTTACGCCTTTTCCGCCCACAAACTGTATGGCCCGACCGGTATCGGCGCGCTGTACGGCAAAAGCGAACTGCTGGCGGACATGTCACCATGGCTCGGCGGCGGGAAAATGATCACCGAGGTTTCCTTTGCCGGTTTTAAAACGCAGCCAGCGCCCTGGCGCTTCGAAGCCGGGACGCCGAACGTTGCCGGGGTCATCGGGCTCTGTGCCGCGCTGGAATGGCTGCAAGAGATAGATATCGCGCAGGCAGAGAGCTGGAGCCGCAGCCTGGCGACGCTGGCGGAAGAGGAACTGACGAAGCGACCGGGTTTTCGTTCATTCCGCTGTCAGGATTCGAGCCTGCTGGCCTTTGATTTCGACGGCATTCACCATAGCGATATGGTCACTCTACTGGCTGAGTCCGGCATTGCGCTACGCGCAGGTCAGCACTGCGCCCAGCCGCTGCTAGCGGCATTAGGCGTCAACGGTACGCTACGCGCTTCGTTCGCACCGTATAATACGCAAGATGATGTTTACGCGCTGGTGCATGCTATCGACCGCGCGCTGGAAATACTGGTGGATGAATGA
- the gcvA gene encoding glycine cleavage system transcriptional regulator GcvA produces MSKRLPPLNALRVFDAAARHLSFTRAADELFVTQAAVSHQIKSLEDFLGLKLFRRRNRSLLLTEEGQSYFQDIKEIFSQLTEATRKLQARSAKGALTVSLLPSFAIQWLVPRLSSFNSAYPGIDVRIQAVDRQEDKLADDVDVAIFYGRGNWPGLRVEKLYAEYLLPICSPLLLTGDKALKTPADLAQHTLLHDASRRDWQTYTRQLGLNHINVQQGPIFSHSAMVLQAAIHGQGVALANNVMAQSEIEAGRLVCPFNDVLVSKNAFYLVCHDSQAELGKIAAFRQWILAKAASEQEKFRFRYEQ; encoded by the coding sequence ATGTCGAAGCGATTACCACCTCTGAACGCATTACGTGTTTTTGATGCAGCCGCCCGTCACCTGAGCTTCACTCGCGCAGCCGATGAGCTTTTTGTGACACAGGCCGCAGTAAGTCACCAAATCAAGTCCCTGGAGGACTTTCTTGGCCTGAAGCTGTTTCGCCGACGCAACCGTTCGCTGCTGTTGACAGAAGAAGGACAAAGCTATTTTCAGGATATTAAAGAGATTTTTTCGCAGCTCACCGAAGCCACGCGTAAGCTGCAGGCCCGCAGCGCCAAAGGGGCGTTAACGGTTAGTTTATTGCCTAGTTTCGCCATTCAGTGGCTGGTCCCCAGACTCTCAAGCTTTAACTCAGCTTATCCGGGGATTGATGTGCGAATCCAGGCGGTAGACCGTCAGGAAGACAAATTGGCTGACGACGTCGACGTGGCGATTTTCTATGGCCGCGGTAACTGGCCAGGGCTGCGTGTTGAAAAATTGTACGCCGAATATTTGCTGCCTATTTGTTCGCCACTGCTGTTAACCGGCGACAAAGCGTTGAAAACGCCAGCCGATCTGGCGCAACATACGCTGCTACATGACGCTTCTCGCCGCGACTGGCAAACTTATACCCGGCAACTGGGTCTAAACCATATTAATGTGCAACAGGGACCGATATTTAGCCACAGCGCGATGGTGCTGCAGGCGGCAATCCATGGGCAAGGCGTTGCACTGGCCAACAATGTCATGGCGCAGTCCGAAATTGAAGCAGGCCGTTTAGTCTGCCCGTTTAATGATGTTCTGGTCAGTAAGAACGCGTTTTACCTTGTTTGTCATGACAGTCAGGCTGAACTGGGTAAAATAGCCGCTTTCCGCCAGTGGATTTTAGCGAAGGCGGCGAGCGAACAAGAAAAATTCCGCTTTCGTTATGAACAATAA
- a CDS encoding DUF423 domain-containing protein codes for MTSRFMLIFAAISGFIFVALGAFGAHVLSKSLGAAEMAWIHTGLEYQAFHTLAILGLSVAMQRRISIWFYWSSVFLALGTVLFSGSLYCLALSHLRLWAFVTPVGGVSFLAGWVLMLIGAIRLKRKGVVHE; via the coding sequence ATGACCAGCCGTTTTATGCTGATTTTTGCCGCCATCAGCGGCTTTATCTTTGTGGCTTTGGGCGCCTTTGGCGCACACGTATTAAGTAAATCTTTGGGTGCGGCCGAGATGGCCTGGATCCATACCGGCCTTGAGTATCAGGCGTTTCACACGCTGGCTATCTTAGGTCTTTCCGTCGCCATGCAGCGGCGGATTAGCATCTGGTTTTATTGGAGCAGCGTATTTTTGGCGCTGGGAACCGTGTTGTTCAGCGGCAGCTTATATTGCCTGGCGCTGTCGCATTTACGCCTGTGGGCGTTCGTTACCCCGGTGGGCGGCGTCAGCTTCCTCGCCGGTTGGGTATTAATGTTAATTGGTGCAATTCGTCTGAAACGTAAGGGCGTTGTTCATGAATAA
- the rlmM gene encoding 23S rRNA (cytidine(2498)-2'-O)-methyltransferase RlmM, whose protein sequence is MNKVVLYCRPGFEKECAAEITDKAARLEVFGFARVKDDSGYVIFECYQQGDGEKLVRDLPFSSLIFARQMFVVGELLRDLPPEDRVTPIVGMLQGVVEKGGDLRVEVADTNESKELMKFCRKFTVPLRAALREAGVLTNYETPKRPVVHVFFIAPGCCYTGYSFSNNNSPFYMGIPRLKFPSDAPSRSTLKLEEAFHVFIPADEWDERLANGMYAVDLGACPGGWTYQLVKRNMWVSSVDNGPMAQSLMDTGQVTWLREDGFRYRPTRNNISWMVCDMVEKPAKVAALMAQWLVNGWCRETIFNLKLPMKKRYEEVSQNLSYIQAQLDEHGINAQIQARQLYHDREEVTVHVRRLWAAVGGRRDER, encoded by the coding sequence ATGAATAAGGTTGTCCTCTATTGTCGCCCCGGGTTTGAGAAAGAGTGCGCAGCAGAAATTACCGATAAGGCAGCCCGCCTTGAGGTATTTGGTTTTGCCCGAGTCAAAGATGACTCCGGCTATGTGATTTTTGAGTGTTATCAGCAGGGCGATGGCGAGAAGCTGGTGCGCGATCTGCCGTTCAGCTCGCTGATTTTTGCCCGCCAGATGTTCGTGGTTGGCGAACTGTTGCGCGACTTGCCGCCGGAAGACCGCGTCACGCCGATCGTCGGCATGCTGCAGGGCGTAGTGGAGAAAGGCGGCGATCTGCGCGTTGAGGTAGCCGACACCAACGAAAGTAAAGAGCTGATGAAGTTCTGCCGCAAGTTCACGGTTCCGCTGCGCGCGGCGCTGCGAGAAGCTGGCGTACTGACCAACTACGAAACACCGAAGCGCCCGGTCGTACATGTGTTCTTTATCGCTCCCGGTTGCTGTTATACCGGCTATTCCTTTAGCAATAACAACTCGCCGTTCTATATGGGCATCCCGCGTCTGAAGTTCCCTTCCGATGCGCCGAGCCGTTCAACCCTTAAACTGGAAGAGGCGTTTCACGTCTTTATTCCGGCGGATGAGTGGGATGAGCGTCTGGCGAATGGCATGTACGCGGTGGATCTTGGTGCCTGTCCGGGCGGTTGGACCTATCAACTGGTGAAGCGCAACATGTGGGTCTCTTCAGTCGATAACGGTCCGATGGCGCAGAGCCTGATGGATACCGGGCAGGTGACCTGGCTACGCGAAGATGGTTTCCGTTATCGCCCGACCCGCAACAACATCTCGTGGATGGTGTGCGATATGGTGGAGAAACCGGCGAAAGTGGCGGCGCTGATGGCGCAGTGGCTGGTGAACGGCTGGTGTCGCGAGACCATCTTTAACCTCAAGCTGCCGATGAAAAAGCGCTATGAAGAGGTATCGCAAAACCTGTCCTATATCCAGGCGCAGCTTGATGAACACGGTATTAACGCGCAGATTCAGGCGCGTCAGTTATACCACGACCGCGAAGAAGTGACCGTACACGTGCGTCGCCTGTGGGCGGCGGTCGGCGGTCGTCGCGACGAACGTTAA
- the xni gene encoding flap endonuclease Xni — MAVHLLIVDALNLIRRIHAVQGSPCADTCLHALEQLILHSQPTHAVAVFDDEDRAHGWRHQRLPEYKAGRAPMPETLEAEMPALRAAFEQRGIRCWALPGSEADDLAATLAVKVAQAGHQATIVSTDKGYCQLLSPTIRIRDYFQKRWLDAPFIANEFGVTPEQLPDYWGLAGISSSKVPGVAGIGPKSAAQLLTDFQDLEGIYAQLAEVPDKWRKKLEEHKEMAFTCREIARLQTDLQLDGNLQQLRLPSA; from the coding sequence GTGGCTGTTCATCTGTTAATCGTCGACGCACTCAATCTGATTCGCCGCATTCATGCGGTACAGGGCTCACCCTGCGCGGATACCTGCCTGCACGCTTTAGAACAGCTGATCCTCCACAGCCAGCCCACGCATGCCGTGGCGGTGTTCGACGATGAAGATCGCGCTCACGGCTGGCGTCATCAGCGGCTGCCGGAATATAAAGCCGGGCGCGCGCCGATGCCGGAAACGCTGGAAGCGGAAATGCCGGCGCTGCGGGCAGCCTTCGAACAGCGCGGCATCCGTTGTTGGGCGTTACCCGGCAGCGAGGCGGACGATCTGGCGGCTACGCTCGCCGTGAAAGTGGCCCAGGCCGGACACCAGGCCACCATCGTCTCAACCGATAAAGGTTACTGCCAGCTACTGTCGCCCACGATCCGTATCCGCGATTATTTCCAAAAGCGCTGGCTTGATGCGCCGTTCATCGCCAACGAATTCGGCGTGACGCCGGAACAGCTGCCGGATTACTGGGGGCTGGCGGGGATTAGCAGCTCTAAAGTCCCGGGTGTCGCCGGGATCGGGCCAAAAAGCGCGGCTCAACTATTAACGGATTTTCAGGATTTAGAAGGTATTTACGCGCAGCTGGCGGAGGTGCCGGATAAATGGCGCAAAAAGCTGGAAGAGCATAAAGAGATGGCGTTTACCTGCCGGGAAATAGCCCGCCTGCAAACCGATTTACAGCTGGATGGCAACCTGCAGCAGTTGCGGTTGCCATCCGCCTGA
- a CDS encoding L-serine ammonia-lyase → MISVFDIFKIGIGPSSSHTVGPMKAGKQFTDDLIARGLLADVSKVVVDVYGSLSLTGKGHHTDIAIIMGLAGNLPDTVDIDAIPGFIQDVNTHGRLLLANGQHEVQFPVDQCMNFHADNLSLHENGMRITALSGDKVLYSQTYYSIGGGFIVDEEHFGLTTEAPVAVPYPYKNAADLQKHCSETGLSLSGLMMQNELALHSKEELEQHFAAVWEVMSAGIERGITTEGVLPGKLRVPRRAAALRRMLVSQDNTNSDPMAVVDWINMFALAVNEENAAGGRVVTAPTNGACGIVPAVLAYYDKFIRKVNANSLARYMLVASAIGSLYKMNASISGAEVGCQGEVGVACSMAAAGLAELLGGSPAQVCIAAEIGMEHNLGLTCDPVAGQVQVPCIERNAIAAVKAVNAARMALRRTSEPRVCLDKVIETMYETGKDMNAKYRETSRGGLAMKIVACD, encoded by the coding sequence ATGATCAGCGTATTCGATATCTTCAAAATCGGCATTGGCCCTTCCAGCTCCCATACCGTTGGACCGATGAAAGCGGGCAAACAATTCACTGACGACCTGATTGCGCGCGGCCTGCTGGCTGACGTCAGCAAAGTTGTCGTCGACGTTTATGGCTCTCTGTCTCTAACCGGCAAAGGCCACCATACCGATATCGCCATTATTATGGGGCTCGCCGGCAATCTGCCGGATACCGTCGACATCGACGCTATTCCTGGCTTTATTCAGGACGTTAATACCCATGGTCGCCTGCTGCTGGCGAACGGCCAGCACGAAGTCCAGTTCCCGGTCGATCAGTGCATGAATTTCCATGCCGACAATCTGTCGTTGCATGAGAACGGCATGCGCATCACTGCGCTGAGTGGCGACAAGGTGCTGTATAGCCAGACGTATTACTCCATCGGCGGCGGTTTTATCGTTGATGAAGAACACTTCGGCCTGACGACCGAGGCGCCGGTCGCCGTACCTTATCCGTACAAAAACGCCGCCGACTTGCAAAAACACTGCAGCGAAACCGGCTTGTCCCTCTCCGGCCTGATGATGCAGAACGAACTGGCGTTGCACAGCAAAGAAGAGCTGGAACAGCACTTCGCCGCAGTATGGGAGGTGATGAGCGCCGGTATTGAGCGCGGCATCACCACGGAAGGCGTACTGCCGGGTAAACTGCGTGTTCCTCGCCGCGCCGCCGCGTTGCGCCGCATGCTGGTAAGCCAGGACAATACCAACAGCGACCCGATGGCGGTAGTGGACTGGATCAACATGTTCGCGCTGGCGGTGAACGAAGAGAACGCCGCTGGTGGCCGCGTGGTGACCGCGCCGACGAACGGCGCCTGCGGCATCGTTCCGGCGGTGCTGGCCTACTACGACAAGTTTATCCGCAAGGTGAACGCCAACTCGCTGGCCCGCTATATGCTGGTCGCCAGCGCCATTGGCTCGCTGTATAAGATGAACGCCTCTATCTCCGGCGCCGAAGTCGGCTGCCAGGGAGAAGTCGGCGTAGCCTGCTCAATGGCGGCGGCCGGTCTGGCGGAGCTGCTGGGCGGTAGCCCGGCGCAGGTGTGCATCGCCGCAGAGATCGGTATGGAGCATAACCTTGGCCTGACCTGTGACCCGGTTGCCGGGCAGGTGCAGGTGCCGTGTATCGAACGTAATGCTATCGCGGCGGTGAAAGCGGTCAATGCCGCGCGGATGGCATTACGCCGTACCAGCGAACCGCGCGTGTGCCTCGATAAAGTTATCGAGACCATGTATGAAACAGGCAAAGATATGAACGCCAAATACCGTGAAACCTCCCGCGGTGGCCTGGCGATGAAAATCGTCGCCTGCGACTAA
- a CDS encoding HAAAP family serine/threonine permease, translating to METTQTSTIVSGESRSGWRKTDTMWMLGLYGTAIGAGVLFLPINAGVGGMIPLIIMAILAFPMTFFAHRGMTRFVLSGKNPGEDITEVVEEHFGVGAGKLITLLYFFAIYPILLVYSVAITNTVESFMAHQLHMTPPPRAILSLILIVGMMTIVRFGEQMIVKAMSILVFPFVIALMILALYLIPQWNGAALETLSLSGGTVTGNGLLMTLWLAIPVMVFSFNHSPIISSFAVAKREEYGEGAEKKCSSILARAHIMMVLTVMFFVFSCVLSLSPADLAAAKDQNISILSYLANHFNAPVIAWMAPIIAMIAITKSFLGHYLGAREGFNGMVIKSLRGKGKTIEINKLNKLTALFMLVTTWIVATLNPSILGMIETLGGPIIAMILFLMPMYAIQKVPAMRKYSGHISNVFVVIMGLIAISAIFYSLFS from the coding sequence ATGGAAACCACACAGACCAGCACTATCGTTTCGGGTGAATCCCGCAGCGGATGGCGCAAAACGGATACCATGTGGATGTTGGGCCTGTACGGCACAGCTATCGGCGCGGGCGTTTTGTTCCTACCGATCAACGCCGGCGTCGGCGGTATGATCCCACTGATTATCATGGCTATTCTGGCCTTCCCGATGACCTTCTTCGCACACCGCGGCATGACCCGCTTCGTGCTTTCCGGTAAAAACCCGGGCGAAGACATCACCGAAGTCGTTGAAGAACACTTTGGCGTGGGTGCAGGTAAGTTGATTACTCTGCTCTACTTCTTCGCTATCTACCCGATTCTGCTGGTTTATAGCGTGGCTATCACCAACACCGTCGAAAGCTTCATGGCGCACCAGCTGCACATGACGCCGCCGCCGCGCGCTATTCTGTCCCTGATCCTGATCGTCGGCATGATGACCATCGTTCGTTTCGGCGAGCAGATGATCGTGAAAGCGATGAGCATCCTGGTGTTCCCGTTCGTTATCGCGCTGATGATTCTGGCTCTGTACCTGATCCCGCAGTGGAACGGCGCGGCGCTGGAAACCCTGTCGCTGAGCGGCGGCACGGTAACCGGCAACGGCCTGCTGATGACCCTGTGGTTGGCGATTCCGGTGATGGTCTTCTCCTTTAACCACTCGCCGATCATCTCCTCCTTCGCGGTCGCGAAGCGTGAAGAGTACGGCGAAGGCGCAGAGAAAAAATGTTCCAGCATCCTGGCTCGCGCTCATATCATGATGGTGCTGACCGTTATGTTCTTCGTCTTCAGCTGCGTACTGAGCCTGTCTCCGGCAGACCTGGCGGCGGCAAAAGATCAGAACATCTCGATTCTGTCTTACCTGGCGAACCACTTTAACGCACCGGTTATCGCCTGGATGGCGCCGATCATCGCGATGATTGCGATCACCAAATCCTTCCTCGGCCACTACCTGGGCGCTCGTGAAGGCTTTAACGGCATGGTGATTAAGTCTCTGCGCGGCAAAGGCAAAACCATCGAAATCAACAAACTGAACAAGCTGACCGCGCTGTTTATGCTGGTCACCACCTGGATTGTGGCAACTCTGAACCCAAGCATCCTCGGCATGATCGAAACCCTGGGCGGTCCGATTATCGCGATGATCCTGTTCCTGATGCCGATGTATGCTATCCAGAAAGTTCCGGCCATGCGCAAATACAGCGGCCACATCAGCAACGTCTTCGTTGTGATTATGGGTCTGATTGCCATCTCCGCGATTTTCTACTCTCTGTTCAGCTAA